Genomic segment of Coffea arabica cultivar ET-39 chromosome 1e, Coffea Arabica ET-39 HiFi, whole genome shotgun sequence:
CTGCCTTCCCCGACGGCCCCACCTGCCAAACTTGGTTCACCGTTGTCAGACTCTCCGGCAATGCCAGCTTGGCAAAAATCCTTATAACCCCGCCAGAGAACTCAGCTTTCTTGTCCAAAACGTCGAACCAAACCTTCGACTCAACAACGGAACTATAGGAGCTAATATTGTAGGTTTTAACGACCATAGAGCCGTTAGCGGCTTTGTATGCTAACAGAGCTTGTGCACCGGCCATCCCTGTTGCCGTTGGGTTGATGGCCCAGGCGACCCAGCCGTCGGATTTAGGGGGTGGGGCGATGAAGGCTATTGAGAGAGTTTTGTTGGTGGACTCGTAGGTCCAATGGAGATACGCGTTGAGCGAGGGCAAGTCGGTGCAGTTCGTGTAGTGGGTGCTGCCGCCTGTGAAGTTCTGTGACGTACATTTAAGAGAATGAGCCGGCGAGATTAGGAGTGGTATAAGGAGGAGGAGTAAAGAGACGGGAAGACATTGCTGGAACAGAAACGAGGCCATGGCGACAATGAGGAGAAGGGAAGTCTAATGGTAATAGGGTTCAATACTTCAATGGAAGGGAGGCCTGAGTCAGAGTTATATAGGGCAGGCACGTTTGGGGGTATCAGTCCATTTATTGTTAGGAATAGGAGGGTGGTAATAGAGGAAATTACCTGGTGAAGATAGGATGGTAGAAAATAGTGATTTCACTATTTCAGTCAACGTTGTATTGTTGTAATGTTGTTTAAATTAGAGGCGAAAAAGtagaaacaaacaaaaatattgAATTGTTCGGAGGctcgaaggaaaagaaaatagtaaaaaaaagaaaagaaaagaatgtcATGACTCATATGTTAATTGGGTGGTGAAAATAATTTTACTAAACATAACTCTCCCTTTCCTCCAATTTTTCTCCACTTTTGAAGTCTAGATGGATGGTCGTCAAAATGTGTGGTCTGTATTAATATTGTTATGAATGCACACATTCATATTTATTATATCTTTACATTTAAAAAGTTTCtaaattattaatattatatctTTACATTAAATGTGTGGTCTGTATTAATATTATTATGAATGCACACATTCATATTTATTATATCTTTACATTTAAAAGTTTCtaaattaataatattttttgttaaaaaatttaatacctGAAATCTCTCTTAATGAATATTCACTGGATATCCATTAACCAATATATCAGCAAGTAAGCTACAAGTCCACAAATACGagcttgcaaaaaaaaaaaaaaaaaaaagggtcgaCAACTACGAGAAATAGCCCCTCCGACGGTCCGGGTGGGCTGGTCAAATTTAAGAAGTCCAACTTGCATGTTCACTTATGGTGGGAAGAGAAGATTTGATTTAAGACTCAGAATCTGGCTTTCACACTGCATTTCAATGGACCGACGGAGTGCGAATGGAGACACTTCGCGGGTAGGTAGACAAGCATTGACAACATTTTGGGTTTTTAGAGTTTAGgctataataaataataattgagAGTGATTGGATagtgaaattatttcaaatattataATGCAGTGTAAGCTTGTCAGAAACCCAATTGGTAAGTCAGCAATTTTCAGAACAGTGGatgagggggaaaaaaaagcagCAATAATCAATTTGTCAAGGAGAGACAATTTGGATGCGTTTGGAttgaatttttcaaagaaaattattacgttttttatatacatattttttaatcactattttattttatatatatcaaattgttacaataatttttgtataaaaaagttcaaaaaaaatgcaatccaaacaaacacgcACTCTTATTCCTTCATTGGgagaaaaaaatgaggaaacccgaaattgtttttgtttaacGTTCCTAAATTTTTCATTCACGCTCTATTCGGGTTTGGGGTTATGGTTTCAACTTTCAagggggccaaaaaaaaaaaacactttcaAGAGAAGCTGACTGCTTACCGTCACTAAGTGTCTATTAGTATCACACGATTTGTCTTTTCTCTTGCTCTGCTGTTAAGTAGTAAGCACCAAACATCTAGGTGCTTTTACAATTTGTTTAGACAGaagattattttaaattttttttagaataatTACTCTAATAACTTTTGTAATATGATgtacataaaaaaaatgattgagaagagaaagaaatgaaggaaattaaaccAAACTATTTTAGTATTAGTTTCCTAATTCGTTTTGGTTTCTGATTTGTTTAGTTTCTATGTTAGATTAGGAAATCTCAAGTTAGCTTCTAATTAAGTTTTGGTTTATAATTGTATTTGTTTTATGAAATTTTAGAATCTATAAATACTGTCAGTCTAGTAAGTTATTACTTGAATAGTTGATTTGAGTTTTGAAATCACGTTTACTATGATTGAAAAGTATAATCTTAATTTTCCTATGATATCCGTATaggattggaaaaaaaaaatgcatcttCTCATTTAAAGATTTATCTTGATTTTGTCAATCCCCATAATTGAATGCAAAAAGAACGTTTTTCTTGTACCAACGGACCCCCACCACCCAATGCCTAAGTTTTGTGTCATGATTTCTTGAAATCTGTTGCACATTGAAAGCCAAACACAAAAATTGTGAGACACATTAATTCCACCGACATGCCAAGCAGAGACAGCCACAGCCTGCTCGTGTTGTGACTTGTGACTTTTCACCCCGGAACAAATCCTCCGCTGAAAATTACTCATCACACTGGAGGATGTCAAGTTCTCTCACGCCTGAGATACTTATGCATGATTTAGCTTCGATTTCGGAAACTACTACCAATGGCAGACGCTCCTTAATGCAAACACGTGCAGAAAGGAACATTCGATTTCACAGATTACCagtggaaaaaaaagaagaacaggGAATGATTTTTGTTTCCTCTTCATCTCGTACCTAATTTTAACGAAGGTCGTCATGTCACAGTACTAATGCGGTGGACGAACCTTCGTCTCCCAATAATTGTTTGCAGGAGTTGGTCATCATGCACAAACTTTTTTCCCAAGGTCAGCAAAAGTTGCGAGGTTTCAACCGAAAGCACCAAATGTTTATTACATGTCCGGACGTGCGAAAGGAACAAATTGATTTTAGATGCTCAGTTGGTAGATGTCGTATTGTTATCAATCAATTAGTTTCTTTCCGGTTCAATAAACCGGACAAGCTATTAACATCAACACAATTATGAACAAGCTGGAGTAATATTTCCAAACCAAGTAGGATGCCCCTCTCGACTGATTCCGTAGTCTAGTAGTTATCAACAGATTATGTGATCGATTTTCGTGTGTTACCTCGTTGTGTATCATTGGGGCAAGGTTCTATACAATTTTAAGGGATTAGTCTGGTCGAAAAATTGAAATACacttaaatgaaatgaaaaaaaaaaaaaaaaccaagtaGAGAAGGAAGCAAATAAACAACTtcaatcaagctaggaaaaatgCGCCCCCACGTGAATGGGCTGGTGGTTGGCGCCTCCTCCTCGGGACCGTTAGGTCCTGGGGTCGAACCTCCGCAGCAACATCAGTTCGCCGTGCATTTAACGTGCTAGGTCTGGTTGGGGCGCTGGGCCGGGCCGGAgtggggattagtcgggccgcctttacggacttgacccggacaccccactccgtcgaaaaaaaaaaaaaaaaaaaaaaaatcaagctaggaaaaatgCATTCATTGAATGTAATGTTTCTTCAAAAATTGCGTTTACggaatgcattttttttttctctctagatATTTATTCCTTAAAAGTTGCATTCACCGAATaagattattttaaaaatttcaaatgtCTCACAATTTGAGAACTTTTTCCAAAAACTACCGCCCCTGGGAAATTTACTCTGGCACTGACAAGGGCCGTGCACGTCCAAGACATAGGCCCATGTGCTGCATCAAGTAAGTCTTGGAGACTATCTCAAAGGGCTACTCATGGACCTAAATTGCAGGCTCAATTTATCCAGAGTAGAGCTTGGGCCACAGAAGATCAGCCAGCCCAAATATGACATCCAGTAAAAGAGTAGAACTGCCTACACGTGTGAATCGAATGGGTCCAGATACAGTTCATTATCGTGCTACCGCAAGCACCCAATCCGTCCTCCTACATACAAATTGTTCAAAACCCTAAAGCTCACTTCTTACTCCTTACACTTCTTCACCGGAGAGTAGCTATCGCAGCTGCGTCGTGAATAGGTCGgacttcttctccttctttgccttttcctttttaagatggaaaagaTATGTATTTTGTGTTTAAATCTGCATAAAACAGCTTATATAGGTTCTTTTCACCTATTCATACCTGTTTGGCTATTTAAagcttttttctctttctttcggcttttataatattttttttccttagtgAACATGCATTACTTTATAAGCATGTGATCCGAATATTTGAAGTTATGAGCTTTGAAAATGTTGTTTAGTTCAAGGATTTGACATCTTTTGTTCGAAATTTATCTTTTCATGAAGAACTTTATTCGAAATTGTGATTGCAGTTACTTGTACtctttaattttcaatttggattgtatattttTAAGGGTGAATTTTTATTCTTCATGTTCATATTGTATCTCACTGGATTTCATGCTAATGGTATATTTCTTCTATCTTAGCTTCTGATTTGTGCTAAGTATAATGGGCTAGCGAATGAGCTTTGCAGGTAAAGTTGTAGTTGGATGTTTGAAATCTTTCTACAATTGGCCTTGTACTAGTTATTTATTATGTGAGTTAGGCCTAACTAGCATTTCTGTTGTGCTAATGAATCGAATTCCCAATACTAGGATTGGTGTTCCCGTTCAACTACTACTTCTATACCCAGTTGGCAAGCCAGATATTTGTCTTTGCTTTTGCTGTTTACCATAGTTTCGCTATGTGTTTATGCTAATTAAGTTTTCCTGTGCTGCATTATTTGACCTGTAGAAAAGATGGCTGTTCCCTTGCTGAGCAAGAAGATTGTGAAGAAGCGTGTCAAGAAGTTCAAGAGGCCCCAAAGTGATCGCAAAATCTCAGTGAAGGTTTTTTTTGTCCACTATCTATATTCTTTAGCCAATTCACTTACTTTTTACCTCTTTTAATTTTCTGCATGTGATGCATACTTGAAAAGCATAGTAACAATTCTGTTTGAAAATAGACTTCAGTGCCACTag
This window contains:
- the LOC113713261 gene encoding cytochrome b561 and DOMON domain-containing protein At3g25290-like, coding for MASFLFQQCLPVSLLLLLIPLLISPAHSLKCTSQNFTGGSTHYTNCTDLPSLNAYLHWTYESTNKTLSIAFIAPPPKSDGWVAWAINPTATGMAGAQALLAYKAANGSMVVKTYNISSYSSVVESKVWFDVLDKKAEFSGGVIRIFAKLALPESLTTVNQVWQVGPSGKAGPEKHEFKPENLNAKGTLQLVEGAGEISPAPSPSPGASGPSGNGTRQSGRDNAGCGRTWNKGFWSFYGFLLVWGILVLGF